In Epinephelus lanceolatus isolate andai-2023 chromosome 7, ASM4190304v1, whole genome shotgun sequence, the genomic stretch AGAGAGTCACCACTTGTGTTTTTGGTCATGCTGGTAAACCTGAATGACTTacagtcttctctggtgctcatggtttcaatAAAATTAACCTAGGtaacaatgtgtagcatctccataatGACATGGTTTAAACATGTATTATTTGTATGTGCTATCTAAACAGCCAGCTAATGTTATCTCAGGTGGGTAGGGAACAATCCAGTTTTGTACGTCAAAGAACATCTATAAAATTTTagtgcttggcaaccagaccaggcatctaattgagacaggcctttatttgtcaaaatgtgaagctacaccaggctagtaaaagagagtgggtgtttaattgggactaggcttttaattgaggTTTTTCTGTACTTATTTGTCTATCAAAGGAGTATTGAGAGTGTCTATGACATCAAATATAACATCTGTTCATCACTTCTACATTGCTTTCCTGGTCAAAGTCAGCATGTCCAGCACTTGGGTGTTATTCTGTCAGACAGTCTACAAGTTGTATTAATAATTTCCCTTGTGTTCTCCAGGTTGTTTGGGAACAGCAGGAGCGCTGATGTATGGTCTCCGTGCCTTCCATCAAGGGAAAACCAGACAGTCACAGCTGCTGATGAGGGGGCGTATCTTTGCTCAAGGCTTCACTGTAGTTGCCATTATTGTTGGCGTCTTCACCACAGCTGTGAGACCCAAGCAGTGAAAAGGGACCAACCCCACACCTCAACCGCCGCCCATTCAACTTGGAATCAGACCAGATCCAACTTGGACTTGGACTGATTGTTATCTGAATGAACTGAATAATGTGTTATGTTTCTAGCATTGTTCAGATACCTTTGTTAATGCCAacgctatttattgtttgaatatgtGAACTGCTCATGGTTGTTAAATATTTAGCTTCAGAGTAGCACTATGGAACAACTAAGTATAATCAGCTCCTTACCAGCCTGGGTAAGCAAGCTGGATTTCACTTTTAATGTGCTAAAATGGCACTGAAGTAAAATGCTGATAAATATAAAGTGTATGCTCTTCAGGAAGGTCAGATTTCGAATGTTCCCATGTGTCGTCACTGAAATGATAAATGCATCACCTGACTGGTTATAAACTTTAATTTGAAGCTGATGTCTCGTCTGTACTGTGATAAAGCATCACACCCACAACTGTGTTCAGGGGACATCTACTCCTCCTTATCCAACCTTTATTTAAcaggttattttaaaaaatcagtggGGAAATCCAACACAGTTTTTATATTAATGGCCTGGGTGAGTAGATCTAGATGGAAGGAGGCTTTCAGACACAAAACAGGCCCAGTCTAAATGTCCACCTTTGACAAAAAACATACTTTCCATTTCACTTCAATTCTCAAACATGAGGGCTCCAAATATTAGGAATGTAACAGCACTTTGTGAAGCATGGTGGCCATGCACCTCTTGCTTCTTGGACTTCTTATGTTGCCTGTGTGTAACATTTAAATGCTTTAAACTGTGGGtgaatccctcaaacaccagtATCACCATAGCACAGCCTTCAGCAAATGTGTGTCAGAGTATGCAAAGGTGGATGTTTGCACTGGGCCACACATGATTTAAGATCCTCACACATCAACTGGACAAACTCAAATTCAAGTGATTATGTCCCGGGCATTTAGATAGCAACAGTCTTAGCTTGGAAATACGTGAGGACAAATTAATTTCGGTGATCATACTCCACTTGCTTTTATTTTCCAGTTCCCTTTTAACATTCACTTGTTTCTGTATTCAATATGTCCAAATAGGCAACATGtgaaacaatgtgcagacattACCATTGAAATTAACACCTTATTGATTAccgtttaaaaaaaatttaaaacatattGGTGTAACATGGAACATGGTGCAAGAAAATCAGTGAAATGATAAATCGCACAAATGTTAATCACGTGAACTCCGAAAATTTAGATGATGTTTCAGAAATCTTTGGttgtgaatttttaattttttgcctAATTGAAGAGGAAATCCATCTGGCTGAATACTCAAACTGGAGTAAGAGCTACATCAAAAAGGCCACAAGCTTATGtgtttaaaagagaaaaaatatgcgAGCTACGTTAAATATGGTGATAAGGGATATAATGCAACAGATGTGAACAGACTTCGTGTTGATAATTCTACACCGATGAGAGGCAAGTGGTTACAATCTAATATGCAATAGTGCTTAAAAAGTGTTGGACATCGACCAAAATGCTAATTTATAAAACAACTAAAAATTGTGCATCCAAAATATTGGCAGAGGCATGCGATAAAACTGACCTAATAACAATTTATAAGTTAAAGGGGAAGGAAAATGTTTAACTTACAGTAACAATATTTTCTTAAGTACAGCTGTGACAAAACTGACCAGCCAAAGGAAGTCGTAACAATAGAGCAGTCCATCTTCTCACAAGAGAGTGTGGGTTAAGTATATTATTTCAATATAATAGGCATCGAGAAAGGCGGGAAGTTTTTCAAAGGTTATAAACATACCAGGATTCTATGGAAAAGGGCGTACAAACTCTTCTGATGCGACGTGAGGTTAAAACTGAATAAAGGCAATGCTTCTAGAACAAAATTCTCCCCCTAGCGCACTAGAGGTGTCTGTTTGAGAGAGATGAGGACAGAGCGCATTCGAGAAACATCCTTTGCCTGTTTGTTGGTTTTCGGATTGAAGTCGCAGAGGCGGGCTACTCTCTCCCATTCGGATCCTGGGCTGTCGCCATCGCTCTCTGCCAGGAAAGCCTCCTCTGATGCTCTGCAGGTGGGAGGGAAAGATATGAATGAGTCGCAGTGATAGAGGGATTTCGGAGCAGTTTCCATAACGGCAAACCCGTCTGAGCCAAACATGGTGCTCAACCACACAGTTCAATCACATGAACAGCACCATGCACATCATACACAATAACTTCATGCGTTTCTTTATATCAATATCAATCAAACACTTTGCTGGAgacatgtttaatatttatgACAACCTATGGCTAATGTAACAAATAAATGCAAGAAATACCAAATTAGGCCTtcaaaaaaaacagacttttagTTGTAGTGTTTGGGGCATGCATCGGGTCTAAATCAACTAGTGGTAATTCCTGGGGTGGGGCATACAACATTAAAAAGCATAAGAGTTCTAAACCTACACAAAGCCTATAACATCAGAGTTAGGCTGTTTGTAGAAAGCCTTGTCAGCAATCCTAGACCGCAGGCAAGGCCAGGAAAgcaggaaaaagagagaggagaacagTTTCAGTGTCAAACAACAAGCAGCGAAAAGTTAGTCTGCATTAACAAGATTATGTAAGCGACTGAGAAACAGTTCTAATGAGGGTGGAAATAAAAAGGTTCAGGACGGACTGAATACAGTCTTTCCGTCTGCTGTACTACACTGTTGCCAATCAACAAGCTTTCACAACGGCAACTGCAGACGGCTTTGCTGCTCCGCTGTTTTGCGGATGAAAACTGTGACATTTGATCTCTGCTGTTTGCATTCCTTCTAAGCCAGCCagcttcctgttttgttttccagGCACACTGGACACACAGCTTTAGACTAGTATCTCATCAGAGGATTGCCTCTCAGCGCTTTCACAGACACAGGGAGAAGAAACTGGCCAAAGCTAGAGCCACAGATGCCGAGTGATACCGTGCCAGACTTGGACAGAGTCTGTTGGAAAGTGTGAGAGAAGAACGGGGTTAGCTCGGtcaagaaaaggaaaggctgtattgtttttgtaagtATAAGGAACCACCCTGACTGCGACCAGACTAAACTAACAATCTTTAAAGCTACAGCTGGTCACTtctatgaaaatatatttttttggtcatatttgctgaaactgtcaataTATTCTGAAAGACGTACATGAGACAATCTGTGAAGAAAATCacattcctcctcctcttctttctgcttctaatggcatttgctagaatcggTCGCGGCTCACcggaaacaaccaatcagagccgaagAGTCTCTAACGCGGCTGTCTGTCGTGTGAATCAGTGCtcgtgaactgtggtcaaactaggcagaactgatcaaatatgaatcaagattctgttgctgcagtgcctatttctcacctcaaatgttttcagaaacacattttagtgtactgtttagctgtaacatgAGAAAGGTGGTCTGGCTGGTGTTTTGTCTCACCTTGATTGTTGCTAACATGGTGGCTGGGTCGcaaatgttctcattttacagctcaaCAGGACACTAGATTatattctgaaaacatttgaggtgagaaataggtaatgcagtgacagaagcatgattcatatttgatcagtgctacCTAGTTTGACCCTATGACAGCAGCTCATGAGCAGTgtttgacatgattgacagctgcattaaagACTCCTCAACTCAGACTGATTGTTCTCATTTATGTGAGGGAGTGCCATCAGAAGTGTAGGCAGAGGAATATAatatttttcacagattatctgtctcatttagtgctgttgaatgtagtgacagtttcagtaaGTATGgcaacagtttattttttataaaagttaccagtGACAGCTTTAAGCAGAAGAAAGACTGACTTTTTATATACGCAATAAACACATTTGATGAGCAACACTTTTAAACGTGAAAATGCTACACCAATTGTACCAACATTTAATCCCTTGGTGCATAGTCAGACACAAGTGCTTCAATTTTCCACAtcacttattttaaaaaatcaattacAAAATATCTACAACTCCAGCTAATATAATAAAGTCTTATTACTATTGTTCCTGTTGCCACACGCTGGATCTGACTTGACATGTGCAGTAAATTTAAATAGGCTCTTCCAAGAAAAACTACAATCTGCCAATACAACACTTGAGCTGTTAATCTGAATAAAATGTGTCCAGTGTAGCGATTACAGCATCATCGCATCATAATGACAAACCAACTGTTACTTCCCTGCACATTAACAGGGGACATGTCAGACACTAACCTGTTGTTGGCCTTGTTCTTCTCCATCTGCTCATTCTGGTGTACGTGCCAGTCCTCCAGCTCCTTTTTGGCTTTCTCTCTCCactctgcctctgctgccttGGATGCTGAGTCTTTGTTAGGGAGCAACATCACAGAAATATTATCAGAGAGGCCTCTAAATTGGGTACCAGCGTGACATGATTAGATAGATTAGATGATGCGTAATTTGTCTTAAAGGTAAACTGCAAAATGCCAAATCAAAGTCATTCATTACAGCTGAAAACTAGGAAATGTATGATGAAGTATGATGTCTTTGCTCACCTAATGCTTCAAGGCGTGTCTTCTGCTCCTCCCTCCATTTGCGTAAACTCTCTGGCTCTTGTCTCTGAATATCCACCTGAGCGATGGCTGCATAGTTGTCTGTTGGGCCATTGGACTCCTGTTGGAGGACATAAAATAGTAACCATATTATTAACAACTACCTATTTGATCCAGATACTTGGTAGATGGCAAGTTATAAACATGACATGCAAGACTACCAgtacaaaaaatatgtttgttaaatgatttgaaccaaaccaaacacacaaacatactttgcataatataaatataatttaagaATAAGGCTGAAGACATCTGTTAAGCTCACCTGAAACAGGTCCCCATTCACTGTGGCAGGCTCCTCTTCGAAACCGTCTAACATTGTGACAAGAAAACAAAGTTTAATATTAAATCAAACCTCTTTGATTTCTCCACTTAGCTGCCTTTCCTCGTCACCTGGATTAACTTATGTTCACTGAGACTGTGGCAGAGTCACTTCATTCTTAAGATAAACGTTACAGTAAGACCTGAGAAATGCAGCAGCACCTGTTTGGGCTCTTGTGTTGTCCACGCAGCTTTGTCAGTTAACCGGACAGGTTTTTCCGGAAAAGTATCAACAGTTAGCCCCATAACGTTACTATATATAGCTAGAAGTACTCACTTGATCGAAATCAGTGTTTGCTAAAACGTTTTGTTGCACAGTTTGACATTTCTAACCTTTCAACCTCAGGAGGAAGTGCTGTGAATTACTAACGTACGTTGGTGGTGTGCAAACAAACGCACCACggtcagctaacgttagctaagctAATAAGCTAACTTTTCCTTTTAGTTTAACTGTAGACTAGCTGACTGTATAAGCTAACTGATGCTAATGTTGACGTGTAACGATGGGGTCATTGTTCCCTAACTACTACCAGTCCAGTCCAAGTACCGGTAGGCACATTAGCTAGCTTTAGTTAGCTTGTTTGCTTGCTAGCCGACGCTGACATTAGCTTAGTCCCAAACTTGCCATAGTTGTCCGGTGCCGGTTGAGACAGCTGTTCGTTCTCCGCACCTTCCAGCGCCCCGAAGCCTTCGCCGTCACCGTCGTTCTCTATCCCCGCTATCTCACTCTCCTGTTGGGCCAGGAAAGCAGCGGCTGGGTCCTCTTCGGTCGGGTGTGCGCCGTTGTCAGCCATCTTTCACAAAAGTGTTTACAAGTTTAACTGAGCTTGGGTTGGTTGAGCTAGCTTAAcgtcaaagacacaaaattaggCCACCGGTTCTGCAACGTTAATacaaacaacttttaaaaaaatcctcgaATATAATCTAGTCCAGGTAGACTAGAGTAACCACAAGGCAAACGATTAAACCGTATGAAATGAACAATCTGAGCTTCGACTTAAGGCCGTTACTGATGATTCATGATTTCTTGACTTGCTCCAGCTACTGTGATGATGGAGCAGGGCAGCACCCTGAGGGTACCATTGCCTTTTGTTGCAgtttgtctccatctgctggccGGCTGCTGCATCGCTTTACCAGGTCCTTAGGTTCATTTCATCAAAAGCTATACACTAGGCCTACTGTAGTATATGGCTGCAGTATCATTTCAAAGTGATGTTTCAAATGTTACTGTTACTTGCACCTGTAGTAACGAGAACAGGTTAAgccagtgatactcaacttgcattgcctgggggccacttttgcagaATGACAGGAGGTCAGGGGCCAGTCAGCAGCCCTGCACATGTACGTGttaataaacaagctctattttaatgcttttttatgcactttgGCATAAGTATATTAAAAGTATGAAAAAGTCCCCCCGTGTGAATCAagtcatttccactgtgaattagaaaatagtTGGTGATAGAGCTGTATGATATGCAAAAACAATCATATTGCGATTATTCTGAGAGATATTGGGATTTTGATATGAGTTGTATCTTTAGTGGGAATGGTCATTTTTGCATTTGGTTttcaaaaatgatgatgatgtgatctTTGCTGGGGTCCGTACCAAGGCCGGGGTGTCTCTGTAGCATTACAATGCTTCATTCGTAATGGTATGTTGTGACATATTTTATCTTCATCAAAAATTGCAGCTCCTACGATTTGAATATTGCACCTGACCATATTGCGATGTCAATAATATTTTGAGTAATTGTGCACCCCTAGTTGGAGGGTGCACCCAGCACTCTATTGGGAGCCAGATTCCATAAACTGAGCTAAGTGTGATGTAGCACATATCATAGGCCTATGCAAAAAACTCAGCAGACAATTTGAACAAcagttaaaatattaaataacagttgtagcctgtgtgttaaaataacacataTGTCCTCCCTGATTCATATTCATTAATATGTAAAAGTGGATGGGACATGTTACTGTGTGCCATCTGAGAAATACTTTTGTTAATAAAAATTAAGTATAGTTCTGATGTGATAGAGAAATAGAGGACAAACTATTTAGAATTTAGTAACAGTATTGAAGAAGTATAGGCTATAGACCCATCACctagtggtttccaactggtggctCGTGGACCCTTTCTGACCATAAGGgactcgcaaacatgtcaagtttgtaaaataaacacgctatttttaagtacagtaaatttccagcacagaacttttattttgtagcgcCGTTTTCTCCTgttgagtgagtgactaaccaACAGCTACTTGATAGAGatagcaaactagctcaacgacatggtcaaatgcaagtatgacactgaatgtatcaaactgtgtggaccttgaactaatgactaggGAGAAATCCGGACCCGTGGTTGGATCAGTTCTCTTGTTTGTGTACAGACCCTTAATGGTCTGGCCCCATCCTACATCGCAGACCTTCTAACCCCCTAT encodes the following:
- the cltb gene encoding clathrin light chain B isoform X2, whose protein sequence is MADNGAHPTEEDPAAAFLAQQESEIAGIENDGDGEGFGALEGAENEQLSQPAPDNYDGFEEEPATVNGDLFQESNGPTDNYAAIAQVDIQRQEPESLRKWREEQKTRLEALDSASKAAEAEWREKAKKELEDWHVHQNEQMEKNKANNRLCPSLARASEEAFLAESDGDSPGSEWERVARLCDFNPKTNKQAKDVSRMRSVLISLKQTPLVR
- the cltb gene encoding clathrin light chain B isoform X3, producing MADNGAHPTEEDPAAAFLAQQESEIAGIENDGDGEGFGALEGAENEQLSQPAPDNYDGFEEEPATVNGDLFQESNGPTDNYAAIAQVDIQRQEPESLRKWREEQKTRLEALDSASKAAEAEWREKAKKELEDWHVHQNEQMEKNKANNRASEEAFLAESDGDSPGSEWERVARLCDFNPKTNKQAKDVSRMRSVLISLKQTPLVR
- the cltb gene encoding clathrin light chain B isoform X1, translating into MADNGAHPTEEDPAAAFLAQQESEIAGIENDGDGEGFGALEGAENEQLSQPAPDNYDGFEEEPATVNGDLFQESNGPTDNYAAIAQVDIQRQEPESLRKWREEQKTRLEALDSASKAAEAEWREKAKKELEDWHVHQNEQMEKNKANNRIADKAFYKQPNSDVIGFVASEEAFLAESDGDSPGSEWERVARLCDFNPKTNKQAKDVSRMRSVLISLKQTPLVR